From the genome of Candidatus Poribacteria bacterium, one region includes:
- the murB gene encoding UDP-N-acetylmuramate dehydrogenase translates to MSEVRAAWMRRLESIAGLRISWDEPLSRHTSFKIGGPADAFVWADTRDQLEAVARIVREESVPLLAIGRGTNLLVDDDGFRGIVLRLGKRFESVSIEGSRLRAGASVPMSVLSKEAAKHGLAGVEFAFGIPGSVGGGVRMNAGAHGRCMADVVVDAEALDWEYRLRVLTASELKFAYRTSSLGDYVCATEALFALEPDDPNEVERRTKSYYNQRRATQPLSMPSAGCVFRNPDVGAAGKLIDECGLKGFAIGGARVSEIHANYIVAEEGATARDVHALIDEVRRRVRESTGADLELEVKIIGPQGPTR, encoded by the coding sequence TTGAGTGAGGTGCGCGCGGCTTGGATGCGCCGACTGGAAAGCATCGCCGGACTCCGCATCAGTTGGGATGAGCCGCTGTCGCGGCACACGTCCTTCAAGATCGGAGGACCCGCCGATGCTTTCGTCTGGGCGGACACGCGGGACCAGCTCGAAGCGGTCGCTCGGATCGTTCGAGAAGAGAGCGTGCCGCTGCTGGCGATTGGGCGTGGCACAAACCTGCTGGTGGATGACGATGGCTTCCGCGGCATCGTTCTCCGCCTGGGCAAAAGGTTCGAATCCGTCTCAATCGAGGGCAGCAGGCTCCGTGCTGGAGCGAGCGTGCCGATGAGCGTGCTCAGCAAAGAGGCTGCGAAGCACGGGTTGGCGGGCGTCGAGTTCGCCTTCGGCATTCCGGGGAGCGTCGGCGGAGGCGTCCGAATGAACGCCGGCGCCCACGGCCGCTGCATGGCTGACGTGGTTGTGGACGCTGAGGCGCTAGATTGGGAATACCGCCTCCGCGTGCTGACAGCGTCCGAGCTCAAGTTCGCGTATAGGACATCGTCGCTGGGAGACTACGTGTGCGCCACGGAAGCGCTCTTCGCGTTGGAGCCGGATGACCCCAACGAAGTCGAACGCCGCACGAAGTCATACTACAACCAGCGCCGAGCGACGCAACCGCTGTCGATGCCGAGCGCGGGCTGTGTGTTCAGGAACCCGGACGTCGGAGCTGCGGGAAAGCTGATCGATGAATGCGGTCTCAAGGGATTCGCCATCGGCGGGGCGAGGGTCTCGGAGATCCACGCGAACTACATCGTCGCCGAAGAGGGTGCTACTGCAAGAGACGTTCATGCGCTGA